One genomic segment of Paenibacillus durus includes these proteins:
- a CDS encoding RsmF rRNA methyltransferase first C-terminal domain-containing protein, which yields MNKEMLPAAYTAMIGEMLGSETDAFLDTYAAPKTQGLRMNGLKTRTASGEKAAEKTVRLFGLQPVPWCPEGYYYEEPSRPGRHPYHEAGLYYIQEPSAMTAAVLLDPQPGETVLDLAAAPGGKTTHIASLMKGQGLLVSNEIHPERAKILAENVERLGLSHALVTSANPDDLARRFPETFDRIMLDAPCSGEGMFRKDQGAISEWSPGHVEMCAARQWDIVQDAYTMLKPGGRLAYSTCTFNRKENEELIARLTASYPDMELLAAKRLWPHQDKGEGHFVALLTKGGTPDPATADTLQGSAKRGNRSGKGRAGGRTEAAAQASFQQFREWAAAEIPGFRAEGVPVLFGDSLYLLPSSFGESFSLELLHGLRIPRAGLHLGHLKKNRLEPAHALAMALCPEQAARSFELDPESSEVRSWLRGESLTVPGDLQGWTLVTVDHLPLGWGKASSGQLKNHYPKGLRQP from the coding sequence ATGAATAAGGAAATGCTGCCCGCAGCTTACACAGCCATGATCGGAGAGATGCTGGGAAGCGAAACGGACGCCTTTCTGGATACATATGCAGCGCCAAAGACCCAAGGATTGAGAATGAATGGGCTAAAAACCCGCACAGCTTCGGGGGAAAAAGCTGCCGAAAAAACTGTGCGTCTATTCGGCCTACAGCCTGTTCCCTGGTGTCCCGAAGGCTATTACTACGAGGAGCCCTCGCGACCGGGACGCCATCCTTATCATGAGGCCGGATTATATTATATCCAGGAGCCATCGGCTATGACCGCCGCCGTACTACTGGACCCGCAGCCCGGTGAGACGGTGCTTGACCTTGCCGCCGCTCCCGGCGGCAAGACTACCCATATCGCCTCCCTGATGAAAGGGCAGGGACTGCTCGTATCGAATGAAATCCATCCTGAACGGGCCAAAATCCTGGCGGAAAATGTGGAGCGGCTGGGTCTTTCGCATGCGCTTGTAACCTCCGCAAATCCTGACGATCTGGCACGGCGTTTCCCGGAAACCTTTGACCGGATTATGCTTGACGCCCCCTGCTCTGGAGAAGGAATGTTCCGTAAAGATCAGGGAGCGATTAGCGAATGGTCGCCGGGGCATGTGGAGATGTGTGCCGCCAGGCAGTGGGATATAGTGCAGGATGCGTATACTATGCTGAAGCCCGGCGGACGGCTTGCCTATTCAACCTGTACGTTCAACAGGAAAGAAAATGAAGAGCTGATCGCTCGGCTGACGGCATCCTATCCCGATATGGAGCTGCTGGCGGCAAAACGGCTGTGGCCGCATCAGGACAAAGGTGAAGGGCATTTTGTGGCCTTACTGACCAAGGGAGGAACCCCTGACCCTGCAACCGCTGACACGTTACAAGGCTCCGCGAAACGCGGGAATCGGAGCGGGAAAGGGCGCGCCGGCGGAAGAACGGAAGCCGCCGCCCAAGCCTCGTTCCAGCAGTTCCGGGAATGGGCTGCGGCAGAAATCCCTGGATTCCGGGCAGAAGGCGTTCCGGTTCTGTTCGGGGATTCGCTCTACCTGCTCCCCTCTTCGTTTGGCGAATCCTTTTCCCTGGAACTGCTTCACGGACTACGTATTCCCCGGGCAGGCCTCCATCTGGGCCATCTGAAGAAGAACAGGCTGGAGCCTGCGCATGCGCTCGCTATGGCTCTTTGTCCGGAGCAGGCAGCGCGTTCATTCGAGCTGGACCCGGAAAGCTCCGAGGTACGAAGCTGGCTGCGGGGCGAGAGTCTGACCGTACCTGGCGATCTGCAGGGCTGGACGCTGGTCACCGTGGATCATTTGCCGCTTGGCTGGGGCAAAGCAAGCTCCGGTCAACTCAAAAACCATTACCCGAAAGGACTGCGGCAGCCTTAG
- a CDS encoding metallophosphoesterase family protein: MIPFRFLHAADLHLDSRFTGLSHIPGLIRDYLREAAFAALGRLVAVALAEKVDFVVISGDVYDSADSSLQSQLRFQEALLELSRSGIAVFLIHGNHDPLDGLRLQMELPDNVTVFGADKPGQVIAVRRTDGQEAAVVSGISYPTAKVTENTSLRFQRKEDSGLFHIALLHANVDGDPAHETYSPCTRRDLIDSGFDYWALGHIHKRRVLHERPFIVYPGNIQGRSVKETGPKGCCIVDVDDGGIAALRFKELDEVRFLIRDISIDHMVRETEWVEAVEQAVEEIREEHLNMMSVVRFRITGRGAVHRILSERGAAGDLLDELRRREALRAEQGRFQGLVWPEGFSLESGTEVSRERLLAEDSFLGELMRLAEESSRDGTALDELVRTALAPLGENRELRRMLAEAREDDMRVWLTRAAETAVTLLSDTLEPDEESNDRPGSRQGGR; the protein is encoded by the coding sequence ATGATCCCGTTTCGTTTTCTGCACGCCGCGGACTTGCATCTGGACAGCCGGTTTACCGGCTTGTCCCATATCCCGGGACTCATTAGAGACTATCTTCGGGAAGCCGCCTTTGCCGCCCTGGGGCGGCTTGTTGCCGTGGCGCTGGCGGAAAAGGTCGATTTTGTCGTCATCAGCGGAGACGTCTATGATTCTGCCGACTCTTCGCTTCAGAGCCAACTGCGCTTTCAGGAAGCGCTGCTGGAGCTGTCCAGAAGCGGAATCGCGGTCTTCCTCATTCACGGCAATCATGATCCGCTGGATGGTCTGCGTCTTCAAATGGAGCTTCCGGATAACGTCACGGTCTTCGGCGCCGACAAGCCGGGGCAGGTTATCGCCGTACGCCGCACCGATGGGCAGGAGGCCGCAGTTGTCAGCGGAATCTCTTATCCTACGGCCAAGGTGACGGAAAACACCTCGCTGCGCTTTCAGCGGAAGGAGGACAGCGGGCTGTTCCATATCGCGCTTCTGCACGCCAATGTCGATGGCGATCCGGCACATGAGACTTATTCCCCCTGTACACGCAGGGATTTGATTGACTCCGGTTTCGACTATTGGGCGCTCGGCCATATCCATAAGCGCCGGGTTCTGCATGAACGTCCCTTTATCGTATATCCGGGAAATATCCAGGGACGCAGCGTTAAGGAGACAGGACCAAAGGGCTGCTGTATTGTGGATGTGGACGACGGCGGAATCGCTGCCCTGCGGTTCAAGGAACTGGATGAGGTCCGTTTCCTGATTCGGGATATTTCGATTGATCATATGGTCAGGGAAACTGAATGGGTAGAGGCAGTGGAACAGGCGGTGGAAGAAATCCGGGAGGAGCATCTGAACATGATGTCTGTCGTCCGTTTCCGGATCACCGGCCGGGGCGCTGTTCACCGGATTCTCTCTGAAAGAGGGGCAGCGGGAGATCTGCTGGATGAGCTTCGCCGGCGTGAAGCGCTGCGGGCGGAACAAGGACGGTTCCAAGGGCTTGTCTGGCCGGAAGGCTTCTCGCTTGAATCCGGAACCGAAGTTAGCCGCGAACGTCTGCTTGCGGAGGACAGCTTTCTCGGCGAGCTGATGCGTCTGGCGGAGGAAAGCTCAAGGGATGGCACAGCGCTGGATGAGCTTGTCCGGACCGCCCTGGCACCCCTTGGGGAGAACCGTGAGCTAAGGCGGATGCTGGCTGAAGCCAGGGAAGACGATATGCGCGTCTGGCTGACAAGGGCGGCCGAAACGGCCGTGACCCTGCTCAGCGATACCCTGGAACCGGATGAAGAAAGCAATGATCGGCCCGGCAGCCGCCAAGGAGGTCGGTAA
- a CDS encoding glycosyltransferase family 4 protein has product MNLLQALFFPPEQPGGVSSMIPYLQERFRSSRWDMELFWLPKRIRGKGSDEIVFETFDWKPYGESPIVQKYIQTYRDYLWWTKLRLNKRFDLIHAHHPIAGMAMKKVFPDVPLVQTVHSSYERELILNGKIAEDGLEHQFLTLIYRELEYVSDRLMTVSQSFAEYMSHYTENPSRIQIIPNGFDEKRFKPVAHENDVPQLVTVTRLVPAKGIDVLFNACAELKKRGHEYVLHIIGDGPSRADLENLARSLGIYNETIFYGYTLHPEEFMPFFDIFVLPSRAEAFGSVFAEAALSCLALVGTDVGGIPEQIEDGINGLLVKPDDVIALADALEKVITDPAFRYELSRSAWDKAKNLYSLTRIANELKKTYLQLQTGSKE; this is encoded by the coding sequence ATGAATCTTCTGCAAGCGCTCTTCTTTCCGCCGGAGCAGCCCGGCGGTGTATCCTCAATGATTCCCTACTTGCAGGAACGCTTTCGATCAAGCCGCTGGGATATGGAACTGTTCTGGCTGCCCAAGCGCATCCGTGGAAAAGGCAGTGACGAAATCGTCTTTGAAACTTTCGATTGGAAGCCTTACGGCGAGAGTCCGATCGTACAAAAATATATCCAGACCTACCGCGATTATTTGTGGTGGACAAAGCTGCGCCTGAACAAGCGGTTCGATCTGATCCACGCGCATCATCCAATAGCCGGAATGGCAATGAAGAAAGTGTTTCCGGATGTGCCGCTTGTCCAGACGGTCCACTCCAGCTACGAACGCGAGCTGATTCTGAACGGAAAAATCGCCGAGGACGGGCTGGAGCATCAGTTCCTGACTTTGATTTACCGGGAACTGGAGTATGTGAGCGATCGGCTGATGACCGTGTCACAGTCCTTTGCGGAATATATGTCGCATTATACGGAGAACCCGTCGCGTATTCAGATCATCCCGAACGGTTTTGACGAAAAAAGGTTTAAGCCGGTGGCGCATGAAAACGATGTTCCACAGCTGGTGACCGTTACCCGGCTCGTTCCGGCCAAAGGGATCGATGTGCTGTTCAACGCCTGTGCCGAGCTTAAAAAGCGCGGTCACGAATATGTGCTGCATATTATCGGCGACGGACCGTCCCGTGCCGATCTGGAGAATCTGGCGAGGTCGCTCGGTATATATAATGAAACCATTTTTTACGGCTATACCTTGCATCCCGAAGAATTCATGCCATTTTTCGATATTTTTGTGCTGCCATCCCGCGCGGAAGCCTTCGGCTCCGTATTCGCGGAGGCTGCGCTGAGCTGTCTGGCACTCGTCGGAACAGACGTCGGAGGTATCCCGGAGCAGATCGAGGACGGTATCAACGGCCTGCTTGTCAAGCCCGATGATGTGATTGCCTTGGCGGATGCTCTGGAGAAGGTCATCACAGATCCAGCCTTTCGTTATGAGCTGTCCCGTTCGGCATGGGACAAAGCTAAAAATCTGTACTCCCTGACCCGCATCGCCAATGAACTGAAAAAGACGTATCTGCAGCTTCAGACCGGCAGCAAAGAGTGA